Part of the Flagellimonas eckloniae genome, AGAAACGGGCGGCAGCTGAATCCAACGTGGTCACTTTTTCTAAACTGACCACAAAATTTTCATGCTGTTCTAATATTGAATCAAAATATGAATTTAATGTACCCACATGTTGAATTGATACATTTCCTAAAATTTCAAAGATTCCCCGGTTTTCCCTAATTTCTAATGACATATGTTAAAAGGATTTAGTTATTGATCTATTTAACATTTTCAAAAAGTGTCTATCTATACTAACGTGTCAGATAATATATATTGTAGTATTTTTCCTTCTTTTTATAAAAGATTCAATCGCTGCATCAGCTCAGGTCTGTTAGACCGGCTTATGGGGATAACATTTCGCTCAATTAACACGCTATTATCCTGTATATCAATTATTTGAGTGAAGTTAATGATAAATGACCGGTGTATTTGGAGGAATCTGGATTCTGGAAGCTTTTCTTTTATTTTTTTGAGCGTGGAATGTACGCGATACCGATTTTTTTGGGTTTGTATTTCGATATAGTCTCCATGGGCCTCTATTAAAAGAATATCCATGAATTTTAGTTTGATCAATCGACGATCTATATTGATATATAAGTCTTCATCCTCATTTTGATTCATCCCTTTTTCTGAATGCTCTTGCTGTGTTTTTTCGAAGGTTTTCTCTAATCTTTGCACACATTTCTGAAACCGTTCATGTGTGATCGGTTTTACCAAATAGTCAACTATAAACTCATATTTATAGGCTTCAATGGCAAAATCCTTGTCAGATGTTGTTAACACAATTTTTGGCGGGTTACTTACCGTTTCAATAAAATCAACACCAGTAAGTTTAGGCATATGGATATCCATGAAAATGAGGTCCACTTGGGTGTGCTTTAAAAATTTAAGCGCTTCCAAAGCATCTGGTAGCTCTGCTACCACCTCCATATCTGGAATGATTTTGCAAAGCTCCGCTATTATGGCTCTTGCACTTGACTCGTCATCTACTATAATACATCTCACCTTATGCTATTTTTGAAATAAACTCTTCAACACTTTGTAAAATTTTAAGAAACTCGCCTTTAAGATTTGTATTCCCATACTTTAAATCTTCTTCATATTTAACAGCGAGCTTGTATCCTTCGGTAAGCCCAAGAATACCAAGTTTGTGCTTTATTTTATGCACAATCTTAGCGGACTCTTCTAATTCATTCCCTTCAAGAGTTTCTATATAATCTTGCTTCTCTTTTGGAAATTCTGTTTGGATTATGGTCAAGAATTTCTTTTCAAAATCCGCATTACCTCCAGAAATTTCCTTTATATAATCTAGATTTGGTTGCTCAATCATCATGATTGGTTTTAATTGTAAAAAAGAATGTGGTTCCCTTACCTTCTTGTGAAGAAAGCCAAATATCCCCCTTGTAATAGTTTATAATTTTCTTTACCAGCGCAAGACCAATTCCAGTAGCGCCAGAGTTGTTCTCCAACTTTTTAAACATTCCAAAAATTCCAGTTTGAAGGTGTTCGGGAATTCCTTTGCCATTGTCAGTTACACTGAACAACCATCCATCCGCCTCTTCCTTTACATCAATCATAATGTAACCTTCCTGTATATTCTCAGTGGCCGTAATGGCGTTGGTAATTAAGTTCTTGAACAACTGTTCAATTCTATATTTGCCTGTATATAGTTTAGGAAGTTTTTTACTCCTTTTAATGGTAATATTATCGGGAACATAAACAGTTCGCTCAATCTCATTTATTAATAAGTTAAGGTCTACAATAACCGCATTTTCCTGTATAGAATCTATGGTTGAATGTCTTAGAATACCATCAATCAAACTATCCATTTTGGACAGGTTTTGAAAAATGAGCTGTACATTTTCCTTGCTCATTTCTTTAGACCCATCTTGTGCATCATCAAACACCCAGCTTACCAATGAGTGTACATTTCTTATTGGTGACTTTAGGTCATGGGAAACCATGTGCGCGTAATTGTTCAAGGATTCGTTCTGTTGCTCTAAATTTTTAAGAAGCGTATCCTTTTCCGCTGTAATTTTTACCAACATATCAGCTTGGTTCTCTATATCTTCCACTAACTTCTGTGGATTTAAATCAACACCTCTATTTACCTGGTCGTTGGTTTTATCTTGCATGGACACCACAGCCTTGCTAAGAGATTCCAGAACTTTTTGTTGACTCTCGGTCTCCTGAATCAATCTTTTATTTGCCAGGTACAATTCTTCGGAACTCAAAGACGTTGCCCGCTGAATCATTTTCAGTTTTTCATCAAAATCTGAATATGACTTGCTTATCGAATCAAAGAGGCTTTCCATTTCTGGACGCTCCACAAATTCTTTGGGTAAAAATTTCTTTATTTGTCTTTTAAGTAACGAATGCATTTACTCACTCAATAAGGTTAGGGTCATGGTCTGATTGTGCAATTGACATTCATTTTTTCCTGCAAATGGTGCCATCTCACCATAGGAATAAAATCCTGTAATTCGCGCCTGGTCTCCTATGACCTCGGCAACCTCTTCAATTTCATCCTCCGTTCGTTGGTCCAAAACCAATTTTCTTCCCACACAGCTTACCAGTATTGCCAATTCAGGTTTGTTTTCCCTATTCTCCATAGCTTGCTCGGCTGCATTGGATGCGCCTTCGGCAATATCGTCCGTTGTGGACATCATCAATTGTACTTTGGAATTCATTGGAACATCACCTGCCAAAATCATGGAATTTTCTTTTTCGTCAATGTTAAGAATGGTACGAACCAAAGGTTCAGACTCTGTATTTTGTTGCACCGTCAATGGATACAAAAGTGCCGCTTGCGGAAGTTCATCTGCCTTATCTCCCAAATATTTTTTGTAAAGATCCAATGCGGGTTTTCCATCAATTTCAAAAAGTACGTTTCCTTCGGACTTGGTAATGGTACGCTCAGGACCAAATGGGGTCCAACCTCCAAAATTGGCATAGGAAACCTCCAATGCATCACCGTAAAAACCAATAGCGACCACCTCGCCTTGTTTTGGGTTTTCGTTGTAAGAGGTCAACGTTTTTTCAAAACGGGCTCCATCACCGCAAAGTCCACCAGTAATGGATGCTTTGAATCCTTTCGCTGATTCCAATCCTTCAATTAAACCACTTCCATTAACAAAGCTCCCATCTGATACAATGAACATGTGCCTTAATTTATCCTTGTCGAACTTATTTGAAATGGCAAGGCCCATTTTTTCTATATCCACATAGTCAGACACATTCTCACTTACTATGGTAAAGCTTGTCTGCTCAAACTCAATTGCTGTTACTACTATGCTTTCGTCATACACATTGGTTTCCATAATCTCTCCTGAGGTTGATCCAAACACTAGATGTCCATCAGGGTAGAGTTCTTTCACTTCATTGAATATATCTTTGGATTCTAACTGATACCTATCCGCAAACACCAATACCAATGGCTCTTTTAGGGATACATTTTGATCAAACTCCCATTTACCTCCCTTTAATCGTTTTGCTTGATTAATTTTCATTGTCTTTTGTTTTTAAAGTTTTTTGTATTGTAAAATAGAAAGTGGTTCCCTCTCCAATTTTACTCTCTAACCAAATTTTCCCATTATATCTGTCAATTATTTTTTTGACAATTGAAAGTCCTATTCCCGTAGATCGTTCATTGTTTCCAATAGATTGGAAAATCTGGAAAATCTTTTCGTGATATTCTTTTGGTATTCCTACACCATTGTCACTTATGCTAAACTCCCAATGTTCTGGTTCTTCCTTATAATCTACAACTACAAATCCCTTCTCTTTATCAATGTTTACAACGGCATTGCTCAAAAAGTTCTGGAACAGCTGATGTATTTTTGTTTTATCGGCTTTAATAAGCGGGAGCTTCTTTTTTGTTTTTATGGTAACATGTTCTGGTATATAGATGATCTCTTTAATTTCATGAATCACTTCATTTACATCAACTTCGGTATGGTCCAAAACATCATTATTAACAGTTGAATATTTTAGGATTCCACTGATTAGTTTATCCATTCCCTCAATCTTCTCCTGCATCATTTTTAGATTATAGCGGCCATTTTCATCCAAAGAATCTTTATAATCGTCATACATCCAAGTGGCCAAAGCACTTACACTTCTTAATGGGGATTTTAAATCGTGGGAAACTATATGGGCGTATTCCTGTAATCCTTTATTACTTGCCTCTAATTCACTTAATAGGTTTTCTTTTTGTAGTTCAAGGTGTTTTTGGGCAGTGATATCCAAGTGTATGCCTATGGAACCAATTATATTTCCTGCATCATCATATCTTGGAGCACCGCTAATGAGCCAAAATCTTTTTTCCCCATTGGCAATTCTTACTGCTACCTCATAGGAGTCGGAGATTCCTTGTTTCCTCTTATTGTCCTGAAGTTTCTGCTCTTCCGTACTATTATTAATAATAGGTACAGCTTCATAAACATTTCTTCCTATCAATTCATCTGCAGTGGTGCCAACCATATCGCTAAAACTCTGATTGACCATTAAAATATTACCATCAATATCAACCTCAACCAAGCCAAGGTTCATATTGGCGATAATACTTCCATACTTTTCCTTTTGAATTTCTAGATTCTTCCTATAGTTCTTTCTTAAGGTAACATCACTATAGCTCCATAAATGACCCTGGTATTCTCCATTATTAAATAATGGAATATAATCGCGTTCAAAAGTTCTACCATCCACAAGCTCCATTTCATCTGCCGTGACGGAGTCTTTTTGATCAACTACCTCATTTATTCTATCTATTTCGAGGGCTGGCTCCAAGAACAAGCTTTTGTACTTATGTATGGATTTTTCACTACATACTCCTTTTAGAACATCTGGAGAAACTGGGATTCCAAATAGGTCACAAAATTTCTGATTTGCCAGAACTATTTTCCTGTTTTCATCTTCAAGCAAAATCCCTGTTTGTAAATTCTTGATCAGGGTCGCCATTCGTTCTTCTGATGCTATTAGTTTTTCCTCAGAGATTTTTTCATGGGTAATATCCTCTATCATGGCAACACTGTACTCAATATTACCTTTGGAATCCATAACAGAGCTCATGGAAGTTTTTCCAAATAAAGTTTTACCATTCTTTTTATGAAATTTTCTAACTATAGAGAATTTCTTGGTGTCACTCACCAAACTTTTTTGAAATAAATCATCATACAAATTGCTATCCTCCAATGTGGATATATCATTTAATGACATTTTTTTCAGTTCTATTTCTGAGTATCCTAAAAGCTCAATAAAAGCCTTGTTTGCCTTTATTATTTTCTCCTTTACAATTAGTAAGATTCCAAGAGAAGAATTTTCAACAATGATATCTTGTTGTTTCTTTTGACTTTCTAAAAGTTGCTTTATCTCAACCTCACTAGTAATATCCCTAATTACACCTTGGGCGCCTATTGGGCTGCCATTATCATTATAAACAAGACTGGCATTAATATTTACAAATCGTTCCTCGAGTCCCTTTGTAACAATCTTTGCATTGTAGTTTTTAAGAATCCCAACCTGCAACAGTGTTTGAAACGATTCTGCGGTGTATTCCAAATAGTCTGGATGCACTAAATCTGAAAGACATATTTTCTCCTTTGTATGATCGTATCCCAAGAATTCCTTTGCAGAGGTATTCATGTTGATCACATTGGACATCATATCCATGACCACATAGGGGTCAATAATATTTACAAAAGCATTGTCCAGGCGAGTTCCCCCATCATTTAACAGAGTCTCCAAACGGCCATTTGCCTCCTTAAGGTGCAAGGTGGCATCATAAAGCTCTTTTGCCTTATTTTCAAGAAGGTTTTCAGCGCTTTTTCTGGCCTTTTTCTCTCGGGCCAAAGCACGTTTTAATATGGGGATTTCATTACTATCCATTTTGTGAGATAGTAAACTTGACTTCTGTACCGTCTTCATTTAATAATTTGTAATCTATAGTAGCGGATCTCTCAAAATGTTCAAATGTTTTCACTATAAGTCCATGCGCCAAGGCATATAACCCACGTGATGAGCTATATATGAGCTCTAGTGCTGTATCTGTCTTAGACAGAATTTTGAACTGTGGAAGTTCAGCATCTGGATAGAGTTTCTTTACATGGATGTGGATATGATCCTCAATGGAGTTGAGAAGACCTATTGGAGTTCTATAACTTGAGACCACATCTGGATGAGCACTTACAAGACCTACAAACAAATGATGCCCAAAAGAATAAAGTAAGTCTTCTTGGGGAACATCCTTTTTTTGGCTGAGCTCAGAAATTAAGCTTACCATTTCGTTAAAATCGTATGTGCCTACTGAAGTATATGCACCTCCAGAAGGGAGATCGCAATTTTCCAGTAAAGAGTCAACGGTTTCAAGGCCATAAATTGACTCGACCATTTCCAGAAACTCTGTAAAAACAATTCCTTTCATAATGTGAGAATATTATGATTAAAAGTAGGAATTGTACTACCTAATTAAAAAAAGAATGTTGTGAAATAAAGAATTTTGTTAGGCTTTAACTAGCTCGCTAACCTCCCAATAGTCAAAAACTTTTTTAAGTTTAGACTCGTAATCCTCATATTTTAAGGGTTTTATGATATATCCTGCTATGCCAATTTCAAAACACTTCAATAAATCCACTCTATTTTCCGATGTGGTCAAAATTATTGTAGGAAGATATTTAAGTTTATCATCTGCTTTCAAAAGAGTTAAGAATTCTATTCCGCTCATTCTTGGCATATTAAGATCCAGAAGAATAATTTCAGGCAGGTCACCACTCTTTAAAACTTCCATGGCTTCCTCCCCATTTTTGGCTTCGATAATTTTATGTTTTGACTGAAATTTTGAAATTGCTCGTTGCAATTTCATTGTCTCTATCATATCATCTTCAATGAACAGTACATTCATGGCGTTTTACATTTAGTATACAAAAGTCCAAATTCACATTAAGAAAAGGACTACAATTTAGTCAAATTAAAAAAAACTATCGACGAATGGTCGAAATCATACGGTGAATTATAAAATATTTTTAGTATCAACCTTAGAGCATTGATAACTCGGCTCTTAACTTCTTAGTAAGACCTGATACTACAAGCTCGTATGAATGATTCACCAATTCAATGATTATGTTTGGGGGGAGGTTTTCCAAAAATAAGGTATTCCAATGTTTTTTACTCATATGATAGCCCGGAGTAATATCTCCATCATATTCTTCCCTAAGTTCTACGGCTCTTTCTGGGTCGCATTTTAAATTGCACTGACTTGGTACTCTTTCCAAAGGTAGTAGAGCGAACATTTTGCCCATTACTTTAAATACCAATGTATGCTCATCAAAAGGAAACTCTTCCGTAACACCTTTTTTACTGACGCAAAAATTCCTTAACTCTTCAACGTTCATTTTTATATTCCGTTGGAATCATAAACAATAACCTTGTCCCAAAGATCCTTGCACTCTTCAATAAAGATTAAATGAGCTTCTTCACCTTGATAACCTTCTTGTGCCTCAGCTGACTCAAACGTTACTATTAACGAATAGGTAAATGATCCATCAACCACATCCCGAATAGCTGGTGGGGGTGTGCCAATAAAATTGGTCTTGGCATATTTGGAGTTCTTTAAAAATGTTTTTAGTGAAGTTTCAAACTTTTGTTTATCGGCTTCGTTATCTGGGTTTTTAAACCAAAAATAAACGGTATGCGCAAAAGCAGGGTCAAAAGTTTTCATAGTGTCTTTGGTTTGTGCAAAACTTGTGGCGCAAGCAACGCCAATCAATACTAAAGTTACAATTCCTCTTTTCATAATTAGTTTTCTTCTAAAAAATGTTTTTCAATATTCTTAATTTCCAAAGCGGAGTAATCCAAGGTCCACCCGATGGTTTCCACAATTTTCTCTACCAAAAATACAGCTTGCAATGCTTCCTTTCTGGCGGTATCCATTAATCCGCTTTCCGGTATTTTTTGTTTGATGTGTTCTTTGGCCTCCACATTTAGTTTGGTTAAATCATCTGGGGAAAAACTGTTGAACAATCCATTTTTAATATCGTAAAACTGAAGGTCCGGTTCAATGGATAAAATTTCAGGTTGTGGAAAATCTTCAAGAATAATGCGTTTCTTTTCGTTATCAGCTTTAAGGTTCAACTTTTTTAGGTCGTATCCAATATGTGCTTTGGCCTTCACCACAATCAGCGCCTTTTTCTTACTACTTAAAAGACTAAGAAAACCTTCTTTAGTGTTTTCGTAATGATAAATCTCTGCAAAATCACCCTCAACGGAAATCAACTTACAAACGCTTTGTATCTTATCCAATAATACAGTGGATTGCTGCTTGGTGAGTTCTTTGCTTTTTTTCTTTCGAAACAAGGAGAATAGCCAATACATAAGTATCGCTCCTAGAAGTAAACCTAAAAAAGCTTCTAAAATGCTATCCATTATTTTTTCCTATTTCTCCCAAATGGGTGAATTTAAATCCTTTTTCATATTTAAGACCATATCCAAACATTCTATCCATAGCAGCATGCGAAAAAATGATAATCCCAATCAATTCCAAAATTGGAAGGTTTAAAAAACTTACACCAACAAGGTATAGCAAAATACCAATACCTCTATGGTGAAACAAATTATAGGTAAATGCTCCTACCCTATTTCCAGCCAAATAACCGAGCATTCCGATATCAGGTATTAACAGCAGCACAAAAAACCACCACCAAGATAAATCCATTCTCATAAAAAGAAAAAAACCAAGGAGTAAGAGTGAGAATTCTTCTAACCTTAAAATACCTTTCATATTTATTCAATTTTATATAAAACAGGCCTACTAGGACTGGCATCATTTTCAAAAGGGGCAACTTGAAGGTTCAGTACATAGCAACCATCTTCAATAGCATTTGCCACATAAATAAACTCGGTTATTGTTGCATATTCCCTTGGTTTCCCATCCATGTTCCAAAATGCTTTGTGTGCCGAAAGAGCCCCGCCATCCTTTTCCTTATCCACCGAAGGAAGGTCAATTAGCAAATGTTGAATTCCTTTAGTCGCCAAAAAACGTGCAGCCTCTTCCAATAAATAGGGTGGGTTCGCATTGGAGTACTGCCTTGATTTCTTGTTTTCCAGATTTGGAATGGTCCTAATAACCAATGCTTCCCTTTTTTTGTTTCCTAGCGCATATTTCAATTGCTTTTCCGATATCACAAAATCTTCCTCTTGTTTTTCCGGAGCGACGGTAATAACCTCAGCCAAAAAAAAGAATTGTTTTAGCTTTTGGTTTATGGAATGAAACTCTTTGGTTATATGACCCAGGCATTCCGTATGCGTCACATGGGAATGAGGATTGAACCAAATATTATTAAAGTTGGTTGAAGCTCCTTCTGACACCTTTCCAATAAAACCTTCTTCTTGATGGGGCTCTATTCTAGGCGGGTCCAAATACCAGGCATTTACATTACCATCTCCTCCTTGAAGTGGAATAGAAATATCCAAAGGTTTGGACAAATCAATCTTTATGTTCTTTGAGTTGTATTTGATTGAAACAATCATTGACCCAAATTAAGCATAAATAAATCTGAAGCAATACCATCCACTAAAAACTTGCCTTTTTTGGTGGACAGCAATTTTCCATCCTCCACAAAAAGCAATTCTTGTTCTAAATATTTTTCAGCCTGTTGGTTGATATATTTTAGATAGCTAATGCCAAAATCATTTTCAATTCTCTTCAAGGACACACCCCAGATAGTACGTAATCCGGTCATAACATATTCGTTGTAATTGTCTTTTCTTGATAAGGTCTCGGTTTCCATTGACAATGTATCCTGCTGCAACGCTTTTATATACTTCGAATTATTTCTCACATTCCAGCCTCTGTTTTGTCCATCAAAAGAATGTGCCGAAGGACCAATACCCATATATTTTTTTCCTTGCCAGTAGGAGGTGTTGTTTTTTGAAAAATACCCCTCCTTTCCAAAGTTGGATATTTCATAGTTTATATACCCCTGTTGCTCCAATACATCTACCAAAATATGAAACTGTTCCTGTGCCTGTTCATCATTTACATCATTTATAATTCCTTTTTCAATGAACTTTTTAAGTGCAGTTTTTGGCTCGACGGTAAGCGCGTAGCTTGAAATATGTGGTAGTTTAAATAAAAGTGCTTTTTCAATATTTGCTTTCCACTTCTTATTGTCCATTCCTGGAATTCCATAAATTAAGTCAATGGAAATATTATCAAAGTGTCTGGTTGCTGCTGATAATGACTCAACAGCCTCATCAGATGAGTGCGCACGATTCATCAATTTTAAGTCTTCATCAAAAAAAGATTGGATTCCAATACTTAAACGGTTGATTCCAATAGTTTGATAGTCTTGAAAAATAGTTCTCGACTGCGCTCGAACTGACATTAAATCATCGGGGTTAGCTTCTAAAGTAATTTCTGGATATTCAACTACACTATAATTGTCATAAACAGATTGCAATATGGCCTCAAGCTCCGTACTTGTTAATACGGATGGCGTACCTCCTCCAAAGTATATGGTTTCCACTTGTTCCTTTTGAAACTCGGCTTTACGTAATTCAAGCTCTCTTTGAAGTGATTTTACCATCGCTTCCTTCTTTCCCAATTGTGTGGAAAAATGAAAGTCGCAATAATGGCATGCTTGTTTGCAAAACGGCACGTGAATGTAAATTCCGCTCATTTCAGTGTTCAATTATCAATGCTAATTGACTTTTTTAGGATTCTGCTTTACAAAAGCCTCCCACCCTGTATATTGTTTCCCAACATCTACCCTCCCTTGATTGTAAAAATGGCAAACCGCAGCGGCCAATCCATCCGTACTATCTAAATTTTTAGGCAAGGTTTTTAGCTTCAACATGCTTTGAAGCATTTTAGCTACTTGTTCTTTAGTAGCATTTCCATTACCGGTAATGGCCATTTTGATTTTTTTGGGCATATATTCGGTTATGGGAACTTGTCTTGAAAGTCCCGCAGCCATCGCTACTCCCTGAGCCCTTCCAAGTTTGAGCATGGATTGCACATTTTTGCCATAAAAAGGAGCTTCAATGGCTATTTCATCCGGGTGAAACGTATCTATCAATTCAAGGGTACGTTCAAAAATCAGTTTTAACTTAGTATAGGGATCATTGTACTTTTTTAGCAACAACTCGTTCATTTGAACAAACTGTATTTGCTTGTTCACAATTTTAATGATTCCAAAACCCATAACTGTTGTTCCCGGGTCTATCCCTAAAATGATTTTCTCCTCTGCCAAATTTTAATTGGTGTTTACTACTATGGGAAGTCTAAATCGTAAACTTACCGGTGTTCCTCTTTTTAGTGCTGGGGCCACTGTTAAATCTCGCAACCTACTAGTTACCTCAGCATTGAATTCTTCAATTTCGTTAAGGATATTTGGATTTTCCTCTATGTTTAAAACAGTGATAAAGCCATGCTCATCTACTAAAAAATCAACATACAAGGTATCGTTTAAATCAGTATCAACCTGAAATTGCAAGCTGTCCAATGCTTGTGAAAAATGATTCAAAATTTCACTTTGAAAGCAATCCCGTTGAGCTTGTTTGGCTGCTGTTTCATCACAATTATCAAATAGTGGATATTGGTCCACATCGTTCCAATCAATCGCCAAAAGTTCTTCATTGACAATTCTTTGGGTCTTGTCCTCTTTGGACATAAACAGTTCGCAGGAGGCAAACAAAGCTAAACAAGATATCAATAAAAACTTCTGCATACAGCCCCAAATGTTTGGCTGAAATTACGATTTTTTGGACAAAATAAATTTAACCCAACAATAGAAATGGAAGAGTAACACCTAATCAATCTTCAATCAGATTTATAGTGAATCTCCTCTTTCAATTCGGAAATACGTTTTTTTACCCTTTCGGATATAAACAATGGGACATTTTTAAAATCGGTTAATAGTCTCTCATAATACTCTAATCTAGTTTTGGGATCTTTATAGTACTCGTCTGCCAAAACACAGACTTGATAGTAGTTGATGAAATTCGCTTTGTTTTCTTCCCAAGCTTTGGTATAATAGTCCAATGACTTTTTAAGTTGATTTTTTAAGCGTGCTATACGTCCCAGATTCCTATACTCATTGTCAAAAACATACTTTCGTTCTTCTATTGATTTCTTAAAATAGGTCTCTGCACTATCCAATTTTTTTTCTTCTAGATAGACTTCCCCTAATCCAAAATAAGCGTCAGCTTCATTATTCTTAATTTTTGCTAATGTTTGATAGGTTTCTTTTGCATTGTCCAAATCATGGTTCTTAAACTGGGAATATCCCAATTTTCGATATACAAATGGTTTTTTTTCTCCCAGTTCCAAAAGCCTTAGAAACAATGGGGCTGACTTATCGTAAAATCCAGAATTAAAATGGGCCAAGGCTTTTAAGTTAAGGAGTGCTACATCATTTGGTGCCGTCTTTAACCCCAACTCAATAGTTTCCAGTGCATTGCTCGGCTCTTCAACACTCACATAATATTTGCCCAGAAGATAAATACTTCTTAGATGCGTACTGTCCAAATCAATAGCCTTCTTCAATGCCTTATTACCTTTTTGGTAATCCAACTTTGATTGAAGAATTTTACCCAAGTAATAGTAGAACTCTGGGTTTTCACTTCTGGGATTAATCAACGATTCAAAAACCTCTTGAGCCTTATCCAAGTCTGTCTTCTCATAGATTTTTCCTAACTCAAATCGCGCCAAAACATGACTTTCATTATTCTTGATAATATCCAAATATTGAAGAATTGCTTTCTCTTTGTTCCCAATGGCACTGTAAGCCCTGGCAATTTGCATGCTTGACTTTTCATTGCCTACCTTGGAATATGCATTTATGGCCTCTGCATAATTGCCTATCAAATATAAACTGTCAGCCTTAATTTGACTTCTGCTCTGTGACCAACCTTGGATAGTATAAAGTATTAGCAGAGCATAAAAACAATATTTTCTCAACGTAACTTATCTTAACTTAAAGGATATGGGTATGGAAAAAGGCACATCAACTACTTCTCCATTATGTTTGCCTGGCACCATTTTTGGCAATTTAGAAATAATACGTCTCGCTTCGTCCTCCAAAAGCACATCCGGACCTCGCAGCCTAAGTTCTGTAATTGACCCATCACTAGAAATCTTAAAAATAATATTTACCCGTCCTTGAATA contains:
- a CDS encoding Dabb family protein, whose amino-acid sequence is MKRGIVTLVLIGVACATSFAQTKDTMKTFDPAFAHTVYFWFKNPDNEADKQKFETSLKTFLKNSKYAKTNFIGTPPPAIRDVVDGSFTYSLIVTFESAEAQEGYQGEEAHLIFIEECKDLWDKVIVYDSNGI
- a CDS encoding DUF4230 domain-containing protein — translated: MDSILEAFLGLLLGAILMYWLFSLFRKKKSKELTKQQSTVLLDKIQSVCKLISVEGDFAEIYHYENTKEGFLSLLSSKKKALIVVKAKAHIGYDLKKLNLKADNEKKRIILEDFPQPEILSIEPDLQFYDIKNGLFNSFSPDDLTKLNVEAKEHIKQKIPESGLMDTARKEALQAVFLVEKIVETIGWTLDYSALEIKNIEKHFLEEN
- a CDS encoding DUF4260 domain-containing protein, whose product is MKGILRLEEFSLLLLGFFLFMRMDLSWWWFFVLLLIPDIGMLGYLAGNRVGAFTYNLFHHRGIGILLYLVGVSFLNLPILELIGIIIFSHAAMDRMFGYGLKYEKGFKFTHLGEIGKNNG
- a CDS encoding cyclase family protein, which translates into the protein MIVSIKYNSKNIKIDLSKPLDISIPLQGGDGNVNAWYLDPPRIEPHQEEGFIGKVSEGASTNFNNIWFNPHSHVTHTECLGHITKEFHSINQKLKQFFFLAEVITVAPEKQEEDFVISEKQLKYALGNKKREALVIRTIPNLENKKSRQYSNANPPYLLEEAARFLATKGIQHLLIDLPSVDKEKDGGALSAHKAFWNMDGKPREYATITEFIYVANAIEDGCYVLNLQVAPFENDASPSRPVLYKIE
- the hemW gene encoding radical SAM family heme chaperone HemW, translating into MSGIYIHVPFCKQACHYCDFHFSTQLGKKEAMVKSLQRELELRKAEFQKEQVETIYFGGGTPSVLTSTELEAILQSVYDNYSVVEYPEITLEANPDDLMSVRAQSRTIFQDYQTIGINRLSIGIQSFFDEDLKLMNRAHSSDEAVESLSAATRHFDNISIDLIYGIPGMDNKKWKANIEKALLFKLPHISSYALTVEPKTALKKFIEKGIINDVNDEQAQEQFHILVDVLEQQGYINYEISNFGKEGYFSKNNTSYWQGKKYMGIGPSAHSFDGQNRGWNVRNNSKYIKALQQDTLSMETETLSRKDNYNEYVMTGLRTIWGVSLKRIENDFGISYLKYINQQAEKYLEQELLFVEDGKLLSTKKGKFLVDGIASDLFMLNLGQ
- the ruvC gene encoding crossover junction endodeoxyribonuclease RuvC, which produces MAEEKIILGIDPGTTVMGFGIIKIVNKQIQFVQMNELLLKKYNDPYTKLKLIFERTLELIDTFHPDEIAIEAPFYGKNVQSMLKLGRAQGVAMAAGLSRQVPITEYMPKKIKMAITGNGNATKEQVAKMLQSMLKLKTLPKNLDSTDGLAAAVCHFYNQGRVDVGKQYTGWEAFVKQNPKKVN
- a CDS encoding tetratricopeptide repeat protein, which encodes MRKYCFYALLILYTIQGWSQSRSQIKADSLYLIGNYAEAINAYSKVGNEKSSMQIARAYSAIGNKEKAILQYLDIIKNNESHVLARFELGKIYEKTDLDKAQEVFESLINPRSENPEFYYYLGKILQSKLDYQKGNKALKKAIDLDSTHLRSIYLLGKYYVSVEEPSNALETIELGLKTAPNDVALLNLKALAHFNSGFYDKSAPLFLRLLELGEKKPFVYRKLGYSQFKNHDLDNAKETYQTLAKIKNNEADAYFGLGEVYLEEKKLDSAETYFKKSIEERKYVFDNEYRNLGRIARLKNQLKKSLDYYTKAWEENKANFINYYQVCVLADEYYKDPKTRLEYYERLLTDFKNVPLFISERVKKRISELKEEIHYKSD